A window of Zingiber officinale cultivar Zhangliang chromosome 5A, Zo_v1.1, whole genome shotgun sequence contains these coding sequences:
- the LOC121980661 gene encoding transcription factor TCP20-like produces the protein MDPKSSSKLPKDVPKHRPQSDKEEVSSANAPDAERRDLLPAESGLREVVVGKDEKRKQLAPKRSSNKDRHTKVEGRGRRIRMPALCAARIFQLTRELGHKSDGETIQWLLQQAEPSIVAATGTGTIPASALAAAAAASASLPAATVPAGLHQKQIDELGQGAGSGAARPAWAVMGAAGLGRAYPSLWPPSVGGFNSGFLHAAPSSSNLATGGGVDAPVGGFMQRIGVHGLEFAGANLGGAMSFAQMLSGHGQHLPGLELGLSQEAHIGVLNPQSLNQFYAQIGQAGGDPVDGTGHEQPHHDHQKRIPSPENDSEGSEE, from the coding sequence ATGGATCCCAAGAGCTCCTCCAAGCTTCCCAAGGATGTCCCCAAGCACCGGCCGCAGTCGGACAAAGAGGAAGTCTCTTCGGCGAACGCACCAGATGCAGAAAGGAGGGACCTTTTGCCGGCGGAGAGTGGGTTGCGAGAGGTGGTGGTCGGGAAGGATGAGAAAAGGAAGCAGCTTGCGCCGAAAAGGAGCTCGAACAAGGACCGGCACACCAAGGTCGAGGGAAGAGGGCGGAGGATAAGGATGCCCGCCCTCTGCGCCGCCAGGATCTTCCAGCTCACACGGGAACTGGGCCATAAATCCGACGGGGAGACCATCCAGTGGCTCCTGCAGCAAGCGGAGCCCTCCATCGTCGCCGCCACGGGCACAGGCACCATCCCCGCGTCAGCCCTAGCTGCCGCCGCCGCTGCGTCCGCGTCGCTCCCGGCCGCCACCGTCCCTGCTGGCCTCCACCAGAAGCAGATCGATGAGCTAGGGCAGGGAGCGGGATCCGGCGCTGCGCGGCCCGCTTGGGCGGTGATGGGGGCCGCTGGCCTCGGCCGCGCGTACCCTAGCTTGTGGCCTCCCTCGGTCGGCGGGTTCAACTCTGGATTCTTGCACGCAGCGCCATCAAGTTCGAACCTTGCGACCGGCGGCGGCGTCGATGCGCCGGTAGGAGGCTTCATGCAGCGAATCGGGGTGCACGGACTCGAATTCGCCGGTGCCAATCTGGGCGGCGCGATGAGCTTTGCCCAGATGTTGAGTGGGCACGGGCAGCATCTGCCAGGGCTGGAGCTGGGGCTCTCCCAGGAAGCGCATATCGGAGTGTTGAATCCTCAGAGCTTGAACCAGTTCTATGCGCAGATAGGGCAGGCAGGAGGAGACCCAGTTGATGGAACTGGACATGAACAACCACATCACGACCATCAAAAACGAATTCCATCGCCGGAGAATGATTCCGAGGGGTCAGAAGAGTAG